From Pseudomonas poae, the proteins below share one genomic window:
- a CDS encoding pyridoxal phosphate-dependent aminotransferase, translated as MSFDFDTIHPRLGTGSTKWNRYPQDVLPMWIADMDIAAPPAVLQALHQRLDQQILGYSVAGPDVREAIIDDLWAKYAWRVQPEDLLFLPGVEPGFNMALHGFVQPGQPVVLQTPNYRPIRLAPGHWNLPRIEVPFELINGEYLTPLPALHQALTGAGALLLSNPHNPMGKVFPREELLAVANACLEHGALIISDEIHAELCFDGRRHIPTASLSPAIAQRTITLMSASKAYNVAGLKTCFAVVQNAEVRERFNQARCGMVDSVSPLGLEATRAAYSQCGEWLEALVQYLQANRDYLLDAVQTRLPGVVMHVPQGTYLAWLDCSALGLDDPQQFFLEQAKVGLSAGIEFGDDSQQFVRLNFGCPRAMLEEGLQRMERSLQNR; from the coding sequence ATGAGCTTTGATTTCGACACGATCCACCCACGCCTCGGCACCGGCAGCACCAAGTGGAACCGTTACCCGCAGGACGTTCTGCCAATGTGGATCGCCGACATGGATATCGCCGCGCCGCCCGCCGTGTTGCAAGCTCTGCACCAGCGCCTCGACCAGCAGATTCTCGGCTACAGCGTGGCCGGCCCGGATGTGCGCGAAGCCATCATCGACGACCTGTGGGCCAAGTACGCCTGGCGCGTGCAGCCTGAAGACCTGCTGTTTCTGCCGGGTGTCGAACCCGGCTTCAATATGGCGCTGCACGGGTTTGTGCAGCCCGGCCAACCGGTGGTGTTGCAAACGCCCAACTATCGGCCGATCCGCCTGGCGCCCGGCCACTGGAACCTGCCGCGTATCGAAGTGCCGTTCGAGCTGATCAACGGTGAATACCTCACGCCGCTGCCGGCCCTGCACCAGGCCTTGACCGGCGCCGGTGCGCTGCTGTTGAGCAACCCGCACAACCCGATGGGCAAAGTCTTCCCACGCGAAGAATTGCTGGCCGTGGCCAACGCCTGCCTGGAACACGGCGCGCTGATCATCAGCGACGAAATCCACGCCGAACTGTGCTTCGACGGCCGCCGCCACATCCCCACCGCCAGCCTCAGCCCCGCCATCGCCCAGCGCACCATCACGCTGATGTCGGCCAGCAAGGCTTACAACGTAGCAGGCCTCAAGACCTGTTTTGCGGTGGTGCAGAACGCCGAGGTCCGCGAGCGCTTCAACCAGGCCCGCTGCGGCATGGTCGACAGCGTGAGCCCCCTGGGCCTGGAGGCCACTCGCGCGGCCTACAGCCAGTGCGGCGAATGGCTGGAGGCGCTGGTGCAGTACCTGCAAGCCAACCGCGACTACCTGCTTGACGCCGTGCAAACGCGCTTGCCTGGCGTGGTGATGCACGTGCCGCAGGGCACCTACCTAGCCTGGCTGGACTGCAGCGCTTTGGGCCTGGACGACCCGCAGCAGTTCTTCCTGGAGCAGGCCAAGGTCGGTTTGAGCGCGGGGATCGAATTCGGCGACGACAGCCAGCAGTTCGTACGTCTGAACTTCGGCTGCCCACGGGCCATGCTGGAAGAAGGTTTGCAGCGTATGGAGCGCAGCCTGCAAAACCGCTGA
- a CDS encoding TOBE domain-containing protein, which translates to MTIKAINVRNQFKGVIKEILLGEVVSEIDVQTASGIVTSVITTRSVRDLELKVGSEVIAFVKSTEVSIAKL; encoded by the coding sequence ATGACTATTAAAGCGATCAACGTGCGCAACCAGTTCAAAGGCGTGATCAAGGAAATTCTGCTGGGCGAAGTGGTGTCCGAAATCGACGTGCAAACCGCGTCCGGCATCGTGACGTCGGTGATCACCACCCGCTCGGTGCGGGACCTGGAATTGAAAGTGGGCAGCGAAGTGATTGCCTTTGTGAAATCCACCGAAGTGTCGATTGCCAAACTGTAA
- a CDS encoding chemotaxis protein CheA, with protein sequence MLSGEQWTQLLQGFLSEGRDLLKDAEDHLLQLESAPADSDAVNGLFRAVHTLKGSAGIFSLTPLVNLTHHLESLLMQVRDGQRTLNEDLTSLMLRCMDELRVMLEAVDPDTGELHTDLAQQALLLEALALARGVNQNPPCVDTPPDAPALSAEAQLWQISIDFSEALLRNGFDPAAFLRYLKRLGEIITLQTRTERLPGLDTFDPEACYLGFALTLRSAASRQEIVDVFEFILDFCTLTVEPLTEAAPSLSVSAEKPVVAREHRPQDTSLVKVAAHKLDELINLVGELVISTAGAQMQAKRTGDNACIESALAVHQHVEHIRESALKLRMVEVGDTFNRFHRVVRDVSKQLDKHIQLSIQGGDTELDKSVIDKIADPLTHLVRNAIDHGIESAAERLALGKPAEGNLQLNAYHDSGMIVLEISDDGRGLNTARIREKAVGKGMIEADAALSDPAIHLLIFEAGFSTAEQVSDLSGRGVGMDVVRSAIEQLRGSIEIESQQGAGCTFRIRLPLTLAIIDGFHVGVGQDSFVIPLDMVTECMEASDALLSNPCGYLNLRGTPLPCIALDKHFGLPASTARRRNIVVVSQGRQQAGLIVDHLLGELQTVIKPLGQMFRHLRGISGSTILGSGQVALILDVPSLFRQLQAPAETDAPLLEPLA encoded by the coding sequence ATGCTCAGTGGCGAACAGTGGACCCAACTGCTCCAGGGCTTTCTGAGCGAAGGGCGGGACTTGCTCAAGGATGCCGAAGACCACCTGCTGCAATTGGAAAGCGCACCCGCTGACAGCGACGCGGTGAATGGCCTGTTCCGTGCCGTGCACACGCTGAAGGGCTCGGCGGGGATTTTTTCGCTGACGCCCCTGGTCAACCTGACGCATCACCTCGAGAGCCTGCTGATGCAAGTGCGCGACGGCCAGCGCACACTCAACGAAGACCTCACCTCCTTGATGCTGCGGTGCATGGACGAGCTTCGGGTGATGCTTGAAGCCGTCGACCCCGACACCGGCGAGCTGCACACCGACCTGGCCCAGCAAGCCTTGTTGCTCGAAGCGCTGGCCCTGGCACGCGGCGTGAACCAAAACCCGCCGTGCGTCGACACACCGCCGGACGCGCCCGCCCTCAGTGCTGAAGCGCAGTTGTGGCAGATCTCCATCGACTTCAGCGAAGCCTTGCTGCGTAACGGTTTCGACCCGGCGGCCTTCTTGCGCTACCTCAAGCGCCTGGGCGAAATCATCACCCTGCAGACCCGTACCGAGCGCTTGCCAGGCCTGGACACCTTCGACCCCGAAGCCTGTTACCTGGGGTTTGCCCTGACCCTGCGCAGCGCCGCGAGCCGGCAGGAGATCGTCGATGTCTTCGAGTTTATACTCGACTTCTGCACCCTCACCGTAGAACCCCTTACCGAGGCTGCGCCAAGCCTGAGCGTGTCAGCGGAAAAACCTGTGGTGGCCCGCGAGCACCGCCCCCAAGACACCAGCCTGGTCAAGGTCGCGGCGCACAAGCTCGATGAGCTGATCAACCTGGTCGGCGAGCTGGTCATCAGCACCGCGGGCGCACAGATGCAGGCCAAACGCACGGGCGACAACGCCTGCATCGAAAGCGCACTAGCGGTGCATCAGCACGTGGAGCACATTCGTGAAAGCGCGTTGAAACTGCGCATGGTCGAGGTCGGTGACACGTTCAACCGTTTCCACCGCGTGGTCCGCGATGTGAGCAAGCAACTGGACAAGCACATCCAGTTGAGCATCCAGGGCGGCGACACCGAACTGGACAAGTCGGTGATCGACAAGATCGCCGACCCGCTCACGCACCTGGTGCGCAACGCCATCGACCATGGCATCGAGTCAGCCGCTGAACGCCTCGCGCTCGGCAAACCCGCCGAGGGCAACCTGCAGCTCAACGCGTACCACGACTCGGGCATGATCGTACTGGAAATCAGCGACGACGGCCGTGGGCTCAATACCGCACGCATTCGTGAAAAAGCCGTAGGCAAAGGCATGATCGAGGCCGACGCGGCGCTGAGCGACCCGGCGATTCATTTGCTGATTTTCGAAGCCGGTTTTTCCACCGCCGAACAGGTCTCCGACCTCTCCGGGCGCGGCGTGGGCATGGACGTGGTGCGCAGCGCCATCGAGCAACTGCGCGGCAGCATCGAGATCGAATCGCAGCAAGGCGCGGGCTGCACGTTCCGGATTCGCCTGCCGCTGACCCTGGCCATCATCGACGGTTTCCATGTGGGCGTTGGCCAGGACAGCTTTGTTATCCCGCTGGACATGGTCACCGAATGCATGGAGGCCAGCGACGCGTTGCTCAGCAACCCTTGCGGCTACCTCAACCTGCGCGGCACGCCGTTGCCGTGCATTGCCCTCGACAAGCACTTCGGGCTGCCCGCCAGCACGGCCCGGCGGCGCAATATCGTGGTGGTCAGCCAGGGCCGGCAACAAGCCGGGCTGATTGTCGACCACTTGCTCGGTGAGCTGCAAACCGTGATCAAACCGCTCGGCCAGATGTTCCGCCACCTGCGCGGCATCAGCGGCTCGACCATCCTGGGCTCCGGGCAGGTGGCGCTGATACTGGATGTGCCCAGCCTGTTCCGCCAGCTACAGGCCCCGGCCGAGACCGACGCCCCCCTTTTAGAACCCCTTGCCTAG
- a CDS encoding methyl-accepting chemotaxis protein — protein sequence MQFVRNMKIGIRLTAGFLVVVALTAIIGFIGIRNLEQVNSLSDRMYELDVTGLSTLQEANIQLIVAGRSMRQSLLSTNHAAREQAANQAKAALDRTRTLISKARASFITPEGLAQVDQLETPLKDYENLVHQVLTLHQQSSQLQEASDVTELLPKAVVSGEQIDRLIGEVSRNKQERAKEANQQISEIADRSRLQMIALVIAATLLGVVIGALVTRSITKPLNGAVAAANRMAAGDLSQDLPINSRDETGQLLAAMQNMTERLRSILGDVRSSADSLSSASEQVSSTSQSLSQAANEQAASVEQTSASVEEMSASIAQNTESAKITDGIAGKAANDAVQGGGAVSDTVLAMKQIADKISIIDDIAYQTNLLALNAAIEAARAGEHGKGFAVVAAEVRKLAERSQVAAQEIGQVASSSVHLAEQAGRLLNEIVPNIQKTSDLVQEITAASQEQSGAAGQINIAMGQMNQITQQNAAASEELAATAEEMNAQAGQLQELIGFFRFEQDTPPLKRSQPRSQDNYPSASQSWSKGRTTADESQFVSFS from the coding sequence ATGCAATTTGTTCGCAACATGAAGATAGGCATCCGACTCACCGCCGGTTTTCTGGTGGTCGTCGCGTTGACCGCGATCATCGGGTTTATCGGCATCCGCAACCTGGAACAGGTCAATAGCCTGTCCGACCGCATGTACGAGCTGGATGTGACGGGCTTGAGCACCCTGCAAGAAGCCAATATCCAGCTGATCGTGGCCGGCCGCTCGATGCGCCAAAGCCTGCTGTCGACCAACCACGCGGCGCGCGAACAGGCGGCGAACCAGGCCAAAGCGGCCCTGGACAGAACCCGCACGTTAATCAGCAAGGCACGCGCCAGCTTTATCACCCCGGAAGGCCTGGCCCAGGTCGACCAGTTGGAAACCCCGCTCAAGGACTATGAAAACCTGGTGCACCAGGTGCTGACCCTGCACCAGCAGTCCAGCCAGTTGCAGGAGGCCAGCGACGTCACCGAGTTGCTGCCTAAAGCAGTGGTCAGCGGCGAGCAGATCGACCGTCTGATCGGCGAAGTCAGTCGCAACAAGCAGGAGCGCGCCAAAGAAGCCAACCAGCAAATCTCCGAAATCGCCGACCGCTCGCGCCTGCAAATGATCGCGCTGGTCATCGCCGCCACCTTGCTCGGCGTGGTGATTGGCGCGCTGGTGACCCGCAGCATCACCAAGCCGTTGAACGGCGCCGTGGCCGCTGCCAATCGTATGGCCGCCGGGGATTTGAGCCAGGACTTGCCGATCAACAGCCGCGATGAAACCGGCCAGTTGCTCGCCGCCATGCAAAACATGACCGAGCGCCTGCGCAGCATTCTGGGAGACGTTCGCAGCTCGGCCGACTCACTCTCGTCGGCCTCCGAACAAGTCAGCTCCACGTCGCAGTCGCTGAGCCAGGCCGCCAATGAACAAGCCGCCAGCGTCGAGCAAACCAGCGCCTCGGTCGAGGAAATGTCGGCGTCTATCGCACAGAACACCGAAAGCGCAAAAATCACCGACGGTATTGCCGGTAAAGCCGCCAACGACGCGGTGCAAGGCGGCGGCGCGGTCAGCGATACGGTGCTGGCCATGAAGCAAATCGCCGACAAGATCAGCATCATCGACGACATTGCCTACCAGACCAATCTGCTCGCCCTCAACGCCGCCATCGAAGCGGCCCGAGCCGGCGAACACGGCAAAGGCTTCGCAGTGGTTGCCGCCGAAGTGCGCAAACTGGCCGAGCGCAGCCAGGTCGCGGCACAGGAGATTGGCCAGGTCGCGTCCAGCAGTGTGCACCTGGCCGAACAGGCCGGTCGCCTGCTCAACGAGATTGTGCCGAATATCCAGAAAACCTCAGACCTGGTGCAGGAAATCACCGCCGCCTCGCAAGAACAAAGCGGCGCCGCCGGGCAGATCAACATTGCCATGGGCCAGATGAACCAGATCACCCAGCAAAACGCCGCAGCGTCGGAAGAGCTGGCCGCCACCGCCGAAGAAATGAACGCCCAGGCCGGGCAATTGCAGGAGTTGATCGGCTTCTTTCGGTTCGAGCAGGACACTCCACCGCTCAAGCGCAGCCAGCCGCGCAGCCAGGACAATTACCCCAGCGCCTCGCAAAGCTGGTCCAAGGGCAGGACGACGGCCGATGAAAGCCAGTTCGTCAGTTTCAGTTGA
- a CDS encoding chemotaxis protein CheW — protein MTSLANHRFQSTDAAVEPLSIQHLSFRVREADYALPIELVREIIEYAQVTAVPMMPAFIHGVINLRGNVVPVLDLAARFGFELTQAGNRTCIVIIELALSDTTQPIGLVVDAVDAVLDIDPQQVVAPPPFGAGIRTDFIAGMARNEQAFTIILDIAQVLSLDDIEQLSLAVKNGL, from the coding sequence ATGACTTCTCTCGCCAACCACCGCTTTCAAAGCACCGATGCAGCGGTCGAGCCCCTGAGTATCCAGCACTTGTCGTTCCGGGTGCGTGAGGCGGACTACGCGTTGCCAATCGAACTGGTGCGCGAAATCATCGAGTACGCACAGGTGACTGCCGTGCCGATGATGCCGGCGTTTATCCATGGCGTTATCAACCTGCGCGGCAATGTGGTGCCGGTGCTTGATCTGGCGGCGCGCTTCGGTTTCGAGCTGACCCAGGCGGGTAACCGCACCTGCATCGTCATCATCGAGCTGGCCTTGAGCGACACCACCCAGCCCATCGGCCTGGTGGTGGATGCCGTGGATGCAGTGCTCGATATCGACCCTCAGCAGGTGGTGGCGCCGCCGCCTTTCGGGGCAGGGATTCGCACCGACTTCATCGCGGGCATGGCGCGCAATGAACAGGCGTTCACGATTATTCTCGATATCGCCCAGGTGTTGTCGCTCGATGACATCGAGCAATTGAGCCTCGCCGTAAAGAACGGACTCTGA
- a CDS encoding aliphatic sulfonate ABC transporter substrate-binding protein has product MKPFTLRLLGACALALCLQPQAFAAETDPAEVNLDYAYYSPVSLVLKHFGWLEQALPQSKVGWVLSQGSNRSLEYLNSGGVDFASSASLSAVLSRANGSPIKSVYVYSRAEWTALVVRKDSPYKSVSDLKGKKIAATKGTDPYLFTLRSLQLAGLKKDDVELVHLQHPDGRTALEKGDVDAWAGLDPHMAASEIQAGSRLLYRNKDFNSYGVVSVTEKFAKEHPQTITKVLGAYEKARDWAVKHPDEFAKLLADESGLPLEVAKLQLSRTDLSTPFLSSKDVASSKAAAPILVSEELVRKGVNVDQVIDQLIDTSYGH; this is encoded by the coding sequence ATGAAACCCTTCACCCTACGCTTACTCGGCGCCTGCGCCCTCGCCCTGTGCCTACAGCCCCAGGCCTTTGCCGCCGAAACCGATCCCGCCGAAGTCAACCTCGACTACGCCTACTATTCGCCCGTGAGCCTGGTACTCAAGCACTTCGGCTGGCTGGAACAGGCCCTGCCCCAGAGCAAGGTCGGTTGGGTGCTGAGCCAGGGCAGCAACCGCTCCCTGGAATACCTCAACAGCGGCGGCGTGGACTTCGCCTCCTCGGCGAGTTTGTCCGCCGTGTTGAGCCGCGCCAACGGCAGCCCGATCAAGTCGGTGTACGTCTACAGCCGCGCCGAATGGACCGCGCTGGTGGTGCGCAAAGACTCGCCTTACAAGAGCGTCTCCGACCTCAAAGGCAAAAAAATCGCCGCCACCAAAGGCACCGACCCGTACCTGTTCACCCTGCGCAGCCTGCAATTGGCCGGGCTGAAAAAGGACGATGTGGAACTGGTGCACCTGCAACACCCGGACGGCCGTACCGCGCTGGAAAAAGGTGATGTGGACGCTTGGGCCGGTCTCGACCCGCACATGGCGGCCAGCGAAATCCAGGCCGGCTCGCGCCTGTTGTACCGCAACAAGGACTTCAACAGCTACGGCGTGGTCAGCGTCACCGAGAAGTTCGCCAAGGAACACCCGCAAACCATCACCAAGGTGCTCGGCGCCTATGAGAAAGCCCGCGACTGGGCGGTAAAACACCCGGACGAGTTTGCCAAGCTGCTCGCTGATGAATCTGGCTTGCCGCTGGAGGTGGCCAAGCTGCAATTGTCGCGTACCGACCTGAGCACGCCATTTCTCAGCAGCAAGGATGTGGCGTCGTCCAAGGCCGCCGCACCGATCCTGGTGTCCGAAGAACTGGTGCGCAAAGGTGTGAATGTGGACCAGGTGATCGACCAGTTGATCGACACCTCGTACGGCCACTAA
- a CDS encoding chemotaxis protein CheD, whose translation MKPSIFLNPGDYFFGTHDGVVTTLLGSCVAIVVWHPRRQLLAVSHFLLPNDPGAGSRLDTRYGEAVFQRIHADMARHGTQPEEYRKGIFGGGSLVRFEGNPRRRVGDGNSAFAREQFSLRNWSVDACDLNGEHYRRLQVNGRSGAIECLRNGGPSMPVRSLF comes from the coding sequence ATGAAACCATCGATATTCCTGAACCCCGGCGATTACTTTTTCGGCACTCACGACGGCGTGGTCACCACGTTGCTCGGCAGTTGTGTCGCAATCGTGGTGTGGCACCCGCGCCGGCAGTTGCTGGCCGTCTCGCACTTCCTGCTGCCGAACGATCCGGGCGCTGGCAGCCGGCTCGACACCCGTTACGGCGAGGCGGTGTTCCAACGCATCCACGCCGATATGGCCCGCCATGGCACACAGCCCGAGGAGTACCGCAAAGGTATTTTCGGCGGTGGCAGCCTGGTGCGTTTCGAGGGCAACCCACGGCGCCGAGTCGGCGACGGCAACAGCGCCTTTGCCCGCGAGCAGTTCAGCCTGCGCAACTGGTCGGTCGACGCCTGCGACCTGAACGGCGAGCACTACCGGCGCTTGCAGGTCAACGGCCGCAGTGGCGCGATTGAGTGCTTGCGCAACGGCGGGCCGTCAATGCCGGTGCGGAGCCTGTTCTGA
- a CDS encoding protein-glutamate O-methyltransferase CheR codes for MSALLKLPKLADYEFRRLQKLMAEASGIQLAPNKRPLVAGRLMKRLRHYRLDSYADYLQLLDNPLFINERRLVVDLLTTNETYFFREHPHFDFFAEWLAGQRGPLRIWSAACSSGEEPYSLAMVASESARTQDWSIVASDLSQSMLARAHEGIYDMAQAKYFPEGWLKRHCLNGIGDMHGRFRVQAALRERVSLREINITQPLPEALGPFDVIFLRNVLIYFNHEEKQRIVRRLITQLRVGGLLFIGHAESVHGFDLPMRLVCPSVYELL; via the coding sequence ATGTCCGCCCTTTTAAAACTGCCGAAACTCGCGGACTACGAGTTTCGTCGCCTGCAAAAACTCATGGCCGAGGCATCGGGCATTCAGTTGGCGCCGAACAAGCGCCCGCTGGTGGCCGGGCGCCTGATGAAGCGCCTGCGCCATTACCGCCTGGACAGCTACGCCGATTACTTGCAGTTACTCGACAACCCGTTGTTCATCAATGAGCGGCGGCTGGTGGTGGATTTACTGACCACCAACGAGACGTACTTTTTCCGCGAGCATCCGCACTTTGATTTCTTTGCCGAATGGCTGGCCGGGCAGCGCGGGCCGCTGAGGATCTGGAGTGCCGCCTGCTCTTCCGGCGAAGAGCCATACAGCCTGGCGATGGTCGCCAGCGAAAGCGCACGCACCCAGGACTGGTCCATCGTGGCCAGCGACCTGAGCCAAAGCATGCTTGCCCGGGCCCACGAGGGCATCTATGACATGGCCCAGGCCAAGTATTTCCCCGAAGGCTGGCTCAAACGCCATTGCCTGAATGGCATCGGCGACATGCACGGGCGGTTCCGCGTGCAGGCAGCCCTGCGCGAGCGCGTGAGCCTGCGCGAGATCAACATCACCCAACCGTTGCCGGAGGCGCTCGGGCCCTTCGACGTGATTTTTTTGCGCAACGTGCTGATTTATTTTAACCACGAAGAGAAACAGCGAATCGTGCGGCGCCTGATCACCCAGCTGCGCGTCGGCGGGCTGCTGTTTATCGGGCATGCGGAAAGCGTTCACGGGTTTGATCTGCCCATGCGCCTGGTCTGCCCCTCGGTTTACGAGCTTTTATGA
- a CDS encoding PhoPQ-activated protein PqaA family protein — protein sequence MSFPPYRLLRLSAMLGTLVLINACRTPADVTSDAMACFQQNRENFSEVLGCYKKAHALIPLNYKAEGVEQVGDVQIRRYRLISQDWGRNGAIAPAVWNHRVEIYVAQDVSRDKPAILVVNDGVNHPLPGSAPGAPNNFTRDSLLRIARETRSSVVVVDDAPNQYLTYNNDGKPRTEDDSVAHSWKLFMQAPAADPFMALNVPVMEAIIKTMDLADRELPVKTSGYILTGASKRAWAVWLATLVDTRVTAIAPVVIETLSGKLAFEHAYQVYGHSWPLAFIDYYREGVTAQLNTEGFDKLMQVIDPLRYLDTAYAHRLRTPKYIVNASGDDFFTPDSSRNYYDSLPGQKTLRSLPNSAHDIRAYLPDTLIPFFKRIREGRPLPSVNPVAGGGFKLSEVPSRVVRWDAHNPAARDFRFNCNIRYVPTQLPASQTVAPTGTAPKAGWHASFVEATFEDGMIATSQVQITPDTYPSQPPAPGGPFCQTLQERVPSE from the coding sequence ATGTCATTCCCTCCGTACCGCCTCCTCAGGTTGTCAGCCATGCTGGGCACGCTGGTGCTGATCAACGCCTGTAGGACCCCTGCCGATGTCACGTCTGACGCCATGGCGTGCTTCCAACAAAACAGAGAAAACTTCAGCGAAGTCCTGGGCTGCTATAAAAAAGCCCACGCACTGATCCCTCTTAACTACAAGGCAGAAGGCGTTGAACAGGTTGGCGACGTGCAAATCAGGCGTTACCGACTCATCTCCCAGGATTGGGGGCGCAACGGCGCCATCGCCCCCGCCGTCTGGAACCATCGGGTAGAGATCTACGTTGCGCAGGATGTGTCACGCGACAAACCCGCGATATTGGTGGTCAACGACGGCGTCAATCACCCTTTGCCGGGCTCCGCTCCTGGCGCACCGAACAACTTCACCCGCGACAGCCTGCTGCGCATCGCCCGCGAAACCCGATCCAGCGTGGTGGTGGTCGATGATGCGCCCAACCAATACCTGACCTACAACAACGATGGCAAACCTCGTACGGAAGACGACAGCGTTGCCCACAGCTGGAAGCTTTTCATGCAGGCCCCCGCCGCCGACCCTTTCATGGCCTTGAACGTGCCGGTGATGGAAGCCATCATCAAGACCATGGACCTGGCGGATCGAGAACTGCCGGTAAAAACTTCCGGCTACATCCTGACTGGCGCTTCAAAACGCGCCTGGGCCGTGTGGCTGGCAACGCTGGTGGACACGCGCGTCACCGCAATCGCACCGGTAGTCATCGAGACACTCAGCGGCAAACTCGCCTTTGAACACGCCTACCAGGTGTATGGTCATAGCTGGCCGCTGGCATTTATCGACTATTACCGCGAGGGTGTCACGGCGCAGCTCAATACCGAGGGTTTTGACAAGCTTATGCAGGTCATCGACCCGCTGCGCTATCTGGACACCGCGTATGCCCACCGACTGCGCACGCCTAAATACATCGTGAATGCCAGCGGCGACGACTTTTTTACGCCGGACAGCAGTCGCAACTATTACGACAGCTTGCCAGGCCAGAAAACCCTGAGGTCCCTGCCCAATAGCGCCCATGACATTCGCGCCTATTTGCCCGATACCCTGATTCCTTTCTTCAAGCGGATCCGTGAAGGTCGGCCTTTGCCGAGCGTTAATCCGGTTGCAGGAGGCGGCTTCAAGCTTTCAGAAGTCCCCAGCCGCGTGGTTCGCTGGGACGCCCACAACCCGGCCGCCAGGGACTTTCGCTTCAATTGCAACATTCGTTATGTGCCAACCCAACTGCCTGCCTCGCAAACAGTCGCGCCAACCGGCACCGCGCCCAAGGCAGGCTGGCACGCATCGTTCGTCGAAGCGACATTTGAGGATGGCATGATCGCCACCAGCCAGGTGCAGATAACGCCCGACACATACCCCTCCCAACCACCCGCACCGGGCGGGCCTTTTTGCCAAACGTTGCAGGAGCGAGTGCCCTCTGAGTGA
- a CDS encoding response regulator transcription factor — translation MRCRILVANVYPLLRAGLRALLEQKEQYEVIAEADHESTTLELASRLQPDIILFDMDIERVACIKLLKSLSINAPHSRILMISIHKDSSFVMQCLQLGTKGYLLKSASVLELELALEALQGGGQYLSVPVVSLVVNQAVKQTREEAKYLSHSKLTVRQLEILRLIARGETTRNIAQGLRLSIKTIEAHRSQIMHRLHIHDVASLVMFAVREGIVQIND, via the coding sequence ATGCGTTGTCGAATCCTTGTAGCTAATGTATATCCACTGTTACGTGCCGGCCTGCGCGCATTACTGGAGCAAAAAGAGCAATACGAAGTGATTGCAGAAGCCGACCATGAAAGTACCACCCTCGAACTAGCGTCGCGCCTGCAGCCGGACATTATTCTGTTCGACATGGACATAGAACGTGTGGCCTGCATCAAACTTCTCAAAAGCCTCTCGATCAACGCCCCGCATAGTCGAATCCTGATGATATCGATACACAAGGACTCGAGCTTCGTGATGCAGTGCCTGCAACTTGGCACCAAAGGGTATCTGTTAAAAAGCGCCAGCGTACTGGAGCTTGAACTGGCGCTGGAGGCCCTGCAAGGCGGCGGCCAGTACCTGTCAGTTCCAGTAGTCTCATTGGTGGTCAATCAGGCGGTGAAGCAAACGCGTGAAGAAGCGAAATACCTATCGCATTCAAAATTGACTGTGCGGCAACTCGAAATACTCAGGTTGATCGCCCGCGGGGAGACAACGCGCAATATTGCGCAAGGGCTGAGGTTGAGTATCAAAACGATCGAGGCACATCGTTCGCAGATTATGCATCGCCTGCACATTCACGATGTCGCAAGCCTGGTGATGTTTGCGGTACGCGAAGGCATCGTACAAATAAACGACTGA